The Actinomycetota bacterium sequence CCCGTCTTGTGGAACTCGCCGACCAACCGGTCCAGCTCCCGGCGTGTGAGCAGCAGCTTGCGCGGCCGGGTGGGGTCGTGGTTGCGTCGGTGGCCGTACTCGTACTCGGGGATGTGTGCCTGCATCAGCCAGGCTTCGCCCGACTCGTCGATCTTGACCCACGCCTGGGCCAGGGAGGCCTTGCCCTGCCGCAGGGACTTGACCTCGGTGCCCTCGAGGACCAGGCCGGCTTCGTACCGGTCGCCGAGGTCGTAGTCGTAGCGAGCCCGACGGTTCACGGCGACCGTGCGGTCGCCGTGACTGCGTTCGCTGCTGGACCCTGACACGACCCGAGGCTACCGGCGAGCCCCTACCGCGCCCGTCAGTACCAGCGCATCGGGTCCTGGGGCTCACCGCCCACGCGGACCTCGTAGTGCAGGTGCGGCCCGGTCGAGAACCCGGTGGAGCCGATCTCGCCGATCTTCTCGGCTCTCTTGACCAGCTGCCCCGGGGACACCGCCAGCCGGGACTGGTGGGCGTACAGGGTGGCCAGCCCGCCCCCGTGATCGATCACGACGGTGAGGCCGTACCCGCCGCGGTACCCGGCCCCGACCACCAGGCCGTCCGCCGCCGCGACGATGGGTTGGCCGATGGGCCCGGCGATGTCGACGCCGGCGTGGAAGCGCTGGGTCCCGAAGATCGGGTGGGTACGCCATCCGTACCCCGAACCCGGGCGCCCGTCGGTGGGCCAGGCCAGCGTACCCGCACCCGGTGCAGCCCCAGCGCGCCACTGCGAGCGGCGCAGCTCCGCCGCGAGCCGGTCGGATTCGGCTTGCAGTGTGCTGACGAGCTGCTCGTGGCTCTCTCTGCTCGCCTCCAGCTCGGACAGCGTCTTGGCGCGCTCAGCCCGGTCCGCGGCGACGCGCTCGGTCAGCGCGCGCTGTTCCTGGGTCAGCCGCCTGACCTCCGCCTCCGCCTCCGCAGCGGTCTGGCGCTGCTCCACCGCGTCCTGCCGCATGCTGTGGACCTCAGCGCGTTGCTGGCGGACCTCCTGCGTCAGCGCGGAAACCTCGTCGATCAGCGCTTCCTCGAAGTCGAGCGCCGAACGCACGTAGTGGTAGCTGGTGACGAAGTCGCTGAAGTCCTGGGCCTGCACGAAGGCGTCGGCGTATGAGACCGTGCCGTACTTGTAGGTCGCAGCGACGCGGCGGCCGAACCGACGCTCACGCTCCTGCAGCTCGGCGACCACACGCTCGAGCCGTTGGGTCTCGGACTCCAGGCGGACGGTGAGCTCCGCGGTGCGGGCGGCGGCCGCCAAGTGCGCGTCGCGGGCGGTGCCCAGCTGCGTGTGGAGGGCGGCGAGCTCTCGGGAGGCGGCAGCCAGTTGCGTGTCGATGACCTGCAGTTGCGCGGCCACGGAACCGACCTGCGCCTCCACGCTTTCCAAGCCGGACCGGGCGCGGTCGAGCTCCTCGCGTGTCTCACGCAGGTGCTCGGCGGTGGGGGACGACGGCTGGCCCATCGCGGCGGTCTGCGCCGTGACGATCACGGCGGCCGCGAGCGCCAGGCGCCACGCTCCGAACCGCGTCAGCCGACCGGCACGGCGCGTCACCACACGAACCTCCTCCCCACGCCACCCGAGCCACACGGCCACACACGAGGTCATGCGAGCCACACGGTAACACACGAATAACAGGCTCTATCGCCGATCCACAGGCGGGCTGCGGGCGCGGGTAGGTATCGACCGCGTGGGGGGGTTCCTTGACGCCGTGGACGGGGTGACCCCGGCGCAGCCTCAACTGCGGGACTGCAGCGTTCGAGACGTCAGACGTCGAGGAAGCGCCGCAGCGCGACCATCGACGACATCCCCGCGATGACCACACCTGCAGCCAGCAGCACGGGACCGACCCGCACGGCCTCGTCCAACCCGATGAACGGCATGAACCTGACGGTGGCGCGCAGCGAGGAAGCGATCGCCGGGACCGTCAGGAGGAGCACGACCCAGGCCAGGAGCGCCCCGACCAACCCCGCGAACACGCCCTCGAGGACGAACGGCAGCCGGATGTACCAGTTGGACGCGCCGACCAGCTTCATGATCCCGGTCTGTTCGCGGCGGGCGAAGGCCGCCACGCGGATCGTGTTCACGATCAGCACGCACGCCGCGCCGAGCTGGACGATCGCCACGACCAGCGCCCCCATACGGACCTTGTCGATGAACGCGAAGATGGGGTTGAGCGTCTCACGCTGGTCAACGACCTCTTCCACGCCCGGACGCGCCTTGAACTTCTCGTAGATCGCGCTGAACTGCTGGGGGTCGACCAGCTTCACCCGGAACGACGCCGGCAGGGCGTCCTGCGTGACCGACTCGACGAAGTCGGGCTGGTCCTTGAACATCCGCTTGAACGACTCGTAGGCCTCGGCCTTGGATTCGTAGAAGACCTGAGCGACCAGCGGATCCTGACCGAGATCCGCGCGCAGCTGCTCCTGCTGGTCGGGGGTGATCGGGTCGCAGTTACGACCGTCGCACAGGAAGATCGACAGCTCGATCTTGCCGTACCACTCGTCGGTGGCGACCTCGACCTGGTCCTGGAACAGCATCGACGACCCCAGCAACGTCAGGGAGACGAACACCGACAGGATCACCGCGATCGTCATGAGCAGGTTGCGTCCGAGGCCGTTGATGGCCTCCCGCAACAGGTAGGTCAGGCGTGGACTCACCGCGCTCGCTCCCTGGCTGGGTCCCTGCTCATCCGCCGTAGCCGTACACGCCCCGCGACTGGTCGCGGACGACGATCCCGCCCTCGAGTTCGACCACGCGGCGGCGCATGGAATCGACGATCTGCTGATCGTGGGTCGCCATCACCACGTTGGCACCGGTGCGGTTGATGCGGTCCAGCAGCTTCATGATCCCGACCGACGTGTGCGGGTCGAGGTTGCCGGTGGGTTCGTCGCACAGCAGGATCCGGGGGGCGTTCACGAACGCTCGCGCGATCGAGACCCGCTGCTGCTGCCCACCGGACAGTTCGTGAGGCAACGCGTCGCTCTTGTCAGACAGCCCGACCAGCTCCAGCACCTCAGGGACCCGCTTGTTGATGATCTGGCGTGGTTTGCCGATCACCTCCAGGGCGAACGAGACGTTCTCCACGACGGTTTTGTTCGGAAGCAGCTTGAAGTCCTGGAACACGAAGCCGATCTCTCGGCGGAGCAGCGGGACCTTCCACCGCTTGAGCGTGTTCAGGTTCTTTCCGGCGACGTAGATGTCGCCTTCATCGGGAAGCTCTTCGCGGGTCAGCAGACGCATCAGCGTGGACTTGCCCGACCCGGACGGGCCGACGACGAAGACGAACTCGCCCTTACCGATCTCGAGCGTCACGTCCTTGAGGGCGACGATGCCGCCCTTGTACGACTTGGTGACGTTGCGCAGCGTGATCACAGGTCAACCGTCTGGAGAGGGACACGACGTGGGGGCCGCGGCGGCGCAGGGTAGCACCGTCGCCTCACGTCGACCGCAGAGGCCACGGTCACCGACGATTGATCCGCACCCGCAGTCGATCCTGTCGCACAGGTGCGGTGACCCGCTGGTCAACCCGTCGCACGTTCCGCGGCGCGACGCCGCAGCTCCGCTTCGATCAGCTCGTCGAGCGCCCCGTCGAGCACCGCGTTGATGTTGCCGGTCTCGTACCCGCTGCGCAGATCCTTGACCAGCTGGTAGGGGTGCAGGACGTAGCTGCGGATCTGCGAGCCGAAGCCGACGTTCTGCGTCGCGCCGCGGAGCTCGTCGAGGGCGTCCTGGCGTTTCTGGCGCTCCAGCTCGGCGAGCCGGGCTTTGAGCACCCGCAGGGCGACCGCCTTGTTCTGGTGCTGCGACTTCTCGTTCTGGCACGACACGACCAGGCCGGTGGGAACGTGGGTGAGGCGGACCGCCGAGTCGGTGGTGTTCACGCTCTGCCCGCCGGGCCCCGACGACCGGTACACGTCGACGCGGATGTCCTCCTCGGGGATGTCGACCTCGGCGTCGACCTCCGGGATCTCCGGGACCACGTCGACCAGCGCGAAGGAGGTCTGACGCCGGGCGTTGGCGTCGAAAGGCGAGATCCGCACCAACCGGTGCACCCCGTGCTCGGCCTTGATCAACCCGTAGGCGTCGCGACCGCGCACGGTGAACGTCGTCGACTTCAGACCGGCTTCCTCCCCGAACTGCTCGTCGAGGACCTCCACGTCGAAGTTGCGCCCAACCGCCCAGCGCAGGTACATGCGCTGCAGCATCTGTGCCCAGTCCATCGCGTCCAGACCGCCCTCGCCGGCGTGGACCGACACGATCGCGTCCGAGGCGTCGTGCTCGCCGGACAGCAGCGTGGCGATCTCGAGGCGGTCGAGCTCGGCGACCAACGCCTCCACGCCCTTGGCGACCTCCGCAGAGGCCCCCGCGTCGTCCTCCTCCTGCGCGAGTTCCTCGAGGACCTCGAGATCGTCGACGGTGGCGGTCAGGCGGTCGACCTGGGCGAGTTCATCCTCGAGGCGCGACAGCGCCGTGGTGACCTGGCGGGCCCTGTCGGGGTCGTCCCACAGGTCGGGCGCGACGGCCCGGTCCTGCAGGTCGCCGGCCCGCGCCCGCTTGCCCGGCAGGTCAAAGGTACTCCTTGACGTGCTCGAGGCGGCGCCGCAGCTCGGCGATCCGGTCTGCGTGGGATTCGGGCATGGTCGACTCCTGGTCCTGCGTGGGGTCGCCGCGGCGGCGGGGCCACCACCCAGGGTACCGGGGGCGAAGATGGAGCCGGAGACGCGGCAGAGATGATGCCCTCCCCTCAAAGAGCACCCGCTCGGCAGCCTCTCCGGCTCTCGGTCCAGGTTCGACGCGGGCACGTCGGCCTCCTGCCCCTGCCGGGCCAGGGTGCGCCAAGCGCACATGCTGTCATCGAGGGCGCGCGAAGACGGGCGACCGGTGGCGCCCCCAGGGAGGCACGGCGGGACCACCGACGCGGGGCTGCGCGACCGTGGCGCCGCTGGCAGGATGGGTGGGGGAGGTCACGCTGTGCCGTACATCGACATCGAAGGGACCCGGTTGCACTACCGCAGTGCCGGGCAGGGGCCGCTGGCGCTGCTGATCCACGGCTTCCCGATGGACTCGACGTTGTGGCTCGATCAGCTGGAGGCACTGGCGTCGCTCCGCCGCTGCGTCGCCCCGGACCTGCGCGGCTTCGGCGCTTCCGACCCGACCTCGGCTGCGGTGCTGACCATGGAGCGCCACGCCGACGACGTCTCCGCGCTCGTGGCCGAACTGGGCGACGGCGACGGCCGTGCTGACCTGGTGGTGCTGAGCATGGGCGGCTACGTGACCTTCGCACTGTGCGAACGCCACCCGGAGGTCGTCCGGTCGTTGGCATTGATCTCCACACGCACCGAAGCCGATGACGAGCAGGGCCGTGCCCGCCGCGACGACGCGATCGAGTCGGTCGTCGCCGAGGGGCGGGGCGCCTTCGCGGACGGGATGCTCGGGACGCTGCTGGCCGCGGACGCCGACGCCACACCCCGCGCACGGCTACGCACCATGATCGAGGGCACGCGCGTGGAGACGATCGTGGCGGCCCAGCGCGGGATGCGTGAGCGCCCCGACCGCACCCACGTCGTGGAGGGGCTCGAGCGGCCGATCGTCGCCATCTCCGGACGCGAGGACAGCCTCACTGGCCCCGACACGATGGGGCCGCTGGCGCAGCGGGTCGGCGCACGTCTGGAGGTCGTCGACGGGGCCGCGCACCTGCCCCCGATCGAGCGACCGGAGGCGGTGAACGACGTCCTCGCCGCCTTCTGGTCCTAACACCGGGTTGAGCGCACGCGCTATGCGGCTTCGCCGGCGGCCAGGACGGTCGCGGCGAAGTGCCAGCTCTCGCGGATGTCGGCGACGACTTGGCGCAGCTGCCGGAGCGTCGGCGCGAAGTCGACGTGGGTGAACAACCGCACCTGGTGGGTACGGGCGTCGGGGAACGCGCGCTGCAGGCGGGCCAGCTCGGCGGGCGGGATCGTGGGATCATCGACCGCGTGCGCCAGGATGATCGGTGCGCGGACGTGTCCGGCGACGCGCACGGGCGACAGCCGCTCGACCAGAGCGGGGAACGGGGCGGGCAGGCGCGCGATCAGGTCCGCCACCGCAGCCGGGTCGTCGTTGTCCACGAGCGCCCGGACAGCGGCCTGGTGGTCGGGGCACGCTCCGCCGAGGTAGGCGCTGATCGTCTGATCGAGGCGCGCCTTCAGGATGCGGGCGACGCGCTGGTGGCCCGACCACAGGTGGGTGCGGCCGTCGACGATGCTCGCCCCGGTGGTGACCGCCTGGATGAGTCCGGTGAGGTCGCCGTACGCCCCGAAGGTCGCGACCAGGTTCACGCGGTCGCTCAGACGGGGATCGGCTGCGGCCAGCAGCGCGAACGACCCGCCGAACGAGAAGCCCAGCAGCGTGACACCGCGACGCACCGCCGGGCTGGCGTGGAGGGCCAGCACCGCGCGCACGAGTCGTTCGACGTCGGCCTCGGTGATGCGCTGGCGCGGCAATTCCATCGCGGGCACGAACACGACCCGACCGCAGCGGGTCAGCGCGTCGGCCAGGCGGACCACCCGCGGATCGTCGGGGCCGCGGGGGGTCACGCCCGCGGCCAGGACGATCGCGGGGGCCGGGCCGCCGGGCGGGATCCACAGCTGACCGGTGACCTCGGGGGGGCCGGGAGCCAACACGAGGTCGTGGCGGGTCACCGCCGTCCCCACCGGCCGGCGCGGCCCCAGCGCCCACAGGAGCACCATCGCCGCACGGATCCACGTGCCGACGCGAGGGCGGGGATGGTGACCGCTCATCCGCCCGCCGGTCTCGCGCCTGTCAGGGCCGCAGCGCCGGCCAGCTCGAGATCTCGATCATCGCGACGCCGAAGGCCAACAGGCACAACGCGATCACCAGCGCCTCGCGGGGATGGTCACGGGCCCCGGTTGCCGGGAGCTGCCCGGGCGGCGGGGCGCCGGATGCGGTGATCGGGATCGTCACCGCGGTGCTGGCCGGCTGGTCGACGTCCGCGGTGGTGATCGTGGCGAGGTTGATGATGGCCGCGCCGGGCGCGGCTGAGGCGACCCGCAGCGACTGCTGCACGACCACGACCTGGCCGGGGGCGAGGTCGCCCAGGGCGAGCCCGTCCGCCAGGGGGTTGCGACCGTCGGCGACGTCGGCCACCGCCGACCCGTCGCGCGACGTGCTGGCCGGGACGTAGTCCAGACCTGCCGGCGTGGGGTCGGTCAGAGCCACCTGCCGGGCGGTGGCCGCCCCCAGGTTGGCGACGGTGATCGTGAACGTGACCGTGTCGCCGGGCGCGGCGGCGGCGACGCTCGCGGTCTTGGCCAGGGTCAGCTGCGGGGCGCCGCCGGCCACGACCGCGATGGGGTGCGACACCGTCCCGGTCACCGGGACGACACCGGTCGCGGTCGCGGTGGCGACGTTGCGCAGCGTCCCCGCCGCGGCCGGGTCGAGGCGGACCCGCGCGGTGACGGTCCGCGCCGTCCCCGGCGTCAGATCCCCGAGCGGCAGCCCGGCGGCCAGCGCAGCGGCGCCGTCGCCGACCTCCACGCCGTCCAGCGTCACAGCCAGCGCGGTGGTCCCAGCCGGGAACGGGTCGGTCAGGACCACGTCGTGGGCGGTGGCCTGCCCAGCGCTGGTCACCACGATCGTGTAGGTCAGCTCCGCGCCGGGAGCGACCGGCTGTCCGCCCGGTGGCTCGGCCCGTTTCTCGACGGTCAGGCCGGGCAGGAGCTGGCGGACGGTGGTGGGGTCGCTGGCGCGGTCGTTGTCAGGATCGAGATCTCCGGGCGTCGCCACGGTCACCGTGTTGGTGACGCCCGGCACGGCCGCAGCTTCGGGGCGGACGGTGACGGTGATGGCACTGCTGGCCCCGGCGGCCAGCGGGCCGGGCGTCGTGCAGGTGATGTCCTGGCCGGCGACGTCGCAGGTCCATCCGGCGCCGGCCGCAGCGACGGGGACGAGCCCTGACGGCAGCGGGTCGCTGACGGTGAGCGCGCCGAGGGTGGGACCGGACCCGGCGTTGCTCACCGTGATCGTGTAGTCGGCGGGGACCCCGACCGTGAAGTCACCGGTGTGGGTCTTGGCCACGGCCAGGTCCGGGGGCGCCACCGCGGTGACGGTGATCTGCTCGACCCCTGGCGTGGCGGTGTTGAAGTCGGCGTTGTAGTGGTAGCTGCCGCCGGAGATGTCCAGGATGGTCTGCATCATGGTCGCGGTCCCTGTGCCCACGATCTGCACGGTGTAGACGGTGGTGACCGTCCCTCCGACCCGCCCGCCCGCGTAGTTGGGCGGCCCGACGCACGACAGGTAGTCGGACGACGTCGGGTCGCTCTCCCAGCCGCACGCGTCGGCGTAGATCCGATCGTTGGTGGCCCCGGACGGGGCGCCGTAGGTGACGTCGACGTCGAGGATGCGGAAGATGGTGTTCGGGAAGTCGAGGAAGACCTCCAGCTGTGGGAAGCCCTGCGGGGAGGTCGCAGCGACCGTCTCGTACTGGTACGTCTGGCCGACCACGACCTCGGTCGGCCCGGTGACGGCCGTCGCGTCGTTGCGGTTCTGCGACAGGATCGGCTGCACGAACAGCTCACGGGGCCTGGGCGTGCTGACCGTCCCGAGCCCATTGCCGGTCGCCTCGATGTGGTAGCCACGGGCGGTTCCCCTGGCCGCCGGGTTGCGCGCCACGGCCACGTCGTAGTAGGCGTCGGCGCACTGGCCCGGGGCCAGGTCGCCGAGCGCGAGGGTCGGCGTGCCGCGCAGCGTGACCAGAGGGTTGTCCGAGTCCCACACGAAAGCGGTCGACACGCCGGTCGCCGCGGCGTCGCCGGTGTTGCACACCCGCGCCCCGACCAGGAACACGTTGGGGCCCTGCGACACGTCGTTGTGGTCCAAGCCGATCACGTTCCACGTCAGCGGCTCGATGCGCAGCGCCGGCGCCGCACTGGCGGCCGGAGCCGCCGCCACCGCCGCGACCACCATGGCCAACAGCACCGCTGCGCGCAGTGCCCCACAACCGACCTCACGCCCCACGTCGTCCCCCTGCCCGCAGGCCACGGATCGTAACCGGCGGATCGTCCGGCTGGGCGGCGGCATGACGTCTCAGCGGTCGTCGGGACGCCCGACCTCCACGACGACCTCGAAGCTCAACAGCTCCGAGCCGGTGGCGGCGGGTCCGTGGCGGGCACTCTGCGCGTGGCCCTTCCGGAAGGCGTCGCTGTCGACCCACGCCAGGAACGCGTCCTCGCTCTCCCACCGGGTGACGACGAAGTAGCGGCCACCTTCGTCGGTGGGTCGCAGCAGGGAGAAGCCCTCGAACCCGGGGAGCTTGTCGACCTCCCCGGCCCGGGCCGCGAAGCGTTCTTCGAGCGTCTCCGCCATGTGCGGCGGGACGTCCAGGGCGTTGATCTTCACGACGCTCACGGCGGCTCCTCGCTTCCAGGATCGCCCATCGTAGGCCGCAGCGGCGCGTCGGCGTCGTGTGGTGGGCGGCGATAGGTTGCTGCCGTGCCTGCAGCGCGGTCCCGCCCCGATCCCGACGCCCACCGCCAGCCGTGGTCGGAGCTGGACTTCGCGACACGCCGTCGCATCGTCCGGGCGGTGAACCGCGGACGGGCGCTGGACGACCCGCACGAGGCAGCGCTGGCGGTCGGCGTCGCACGCAACCAGCAGCGCTTCTGGCGGTGGGCGTGGCTGATCGGCCCGGTCGCCGCGATGCTGCTGCAGCTACGCAGCGGGTGGGTCGCGATGGCATGGAACGCTGCGGTCGCCGGCGTGCTGTTCGCGGTGATGGCGTGGCTGTTCCACCGACGGGCTCGACGCGCCGAGGCCGCCAACCGAGCCGTGACCGACCGGACTCGAAGAGCCCGCCGGCACCTGCCGCGTCGCAAGCACCGCCGCCGGTCGAAGCGACGCCGGTGACCGGGGCTGGGACGCGCCGATGAGCCGCCCGCTGGAGGACTACGCGCTGATCGGCGACACCGAGACGACCGCGTTGGTGTGCCGCGACGGCTCGATCGACTGGCTGTGCCTGCCGCGCTTCGACGCGCCGGCTTCGTTCGCCGCGCTCCTTGGTGATCACCGGCACGGGCGGTGGCTGCTGGCGCCAGCCAGCAACGCCCGTGCCGTCCGGCGCCGCTACCGGCCGGGCACGCTGATCCTCGAGACCGAGTTCGACGTCGACGGCGGGACTGCGCGGGTGGTGGACCTCATGCCGCCTCGGTGGGCCCCGAGCACCCATGCGGGCAACCCCGACGTCGTCCGTGTGGTGCAGGGCGTGCGCGGCCGGGTCGAGATGCGGATGCAGCTGGTGATCCGCTTCGACTACGGCGCCATCGTGCCGTGGATCGTGCCGTTCGATGGGGGGATGCGAGCGATCGGAGGACCCGACGCCTTGACGTTGCACACCCCGGTGGAGCTCGAGCACGACGGCGGGTCGACGCTGGCGCGTTTCTCCGTGGCGGCGGGCGACGTCGCCCCGTTCGTTCTCACCTGGCACCCCTCGCACCGCCCCAGCCCCGAACCGGTCGACGCCCACGAAACCCTGGATACGACCACCCACTGGTGGCAGCAGTGGGGACAGAGCAGCCGCTACACCGCCGAGTGGGCGGACGCGGTGCACCGTTCGCTGATCACGCTGAAGGCGTTGACGTACGCCCCCACCGGAGGGATCGTCGCCGCCGCGACCACCTCGATCCCCGAACAGATCGGCGGCGTGCGCAACTGGGACTACCGCTACGTCTGGGTCCGCGACGCCACGCTCACGCTCTACGCCCTGCTGCTCGGTGGCTTCCGGGAGGAGGCGGTGGCGTGGCGCGACTGGCTGCTGCGCGCGGTGGCCGGCGATACCAGCAACCTCAACATCCTCTACGGCATCGCGGGGGAACGCCGCCTGCCCGAGCTGACGCTCGACTGGCTGCCCGGCTACGAACGCTCGTTCCCGGTCCGCCAGGGCAACGCAGCCTCGCGGCAGATCCAGCTCGACGTGTACGGCCAACTGATGGACTCGATGGAGTTCGCCCGCCGTGCCGGGATCGAACCGGCCAGGGCGGCCTGGGACCTGCAGAAGGCCCTGATGGACGCGTTGGAGGGGCTGTGGGACCAACCGGACCACGGATTGTGGGAGACCCGCGGAGCGATGCAGCACTTCACGCACTCCAAGGTGCTGGCGTGGGTGGCCTTCGACCGTGCGGCCAGGGCGGTGGAGCAGTTCGGCCTGGACGGCCCCGCGGACCGGTGGCGGGCCCTGGCCGGCACCGTCCACGACGAGGTCTGCCAGCGGGCGTTCGACGCGGACCGTCACTGCTTCACGCGCAGCTACGAGTCGGAGGCACTCGACGCCAGCCTGCTGATGATCAACCAGGTCGGGTTCATCCACGCGCGCGATCAGCGCTTCCGCGGGACGGTGGAGGCGATCGAGCGCGAGCTCAGCGACGGCTGCTTCGTCTACCGCTACGACACCACCACGGCCGGCGATGGCCTGCCCGCGGGGGAGGGAGCCTTCCTGCTGTGCTCGTTCTGGATGGTCGATGCCCTGGCCGCGATCGGCCGGGGCCGCGATGCCCGGGAGCGTTTCGAGCAGCTGCTGCAGGTCCGAAACGACGTGGGACTGCTGGCCGAGATGTACGACCCGGTCCGACGGCGGCAGGTGGGCAACTTCCCGCAAGCCTTCTCGCACGTCGGGCTGGTCAACAGCGCCTGCAACCTCGCGACCACGGAGGGCCCGGCGCACGACGCGCCACCGCGGGATGACGGCCGTGGACGCGCCGGGTCCCGACCGGACGGGCGCGGCGCGACCGCGACGACCCTCGCCGACCAACGCGGAGACGGCGGATGACCACGTACCACGTGACGATGCGCGTGGCCCTCGAGAACGTCCCGGGGATGCTGGGCCGAGTCACCGGGACGATCGAGGACCACGGCGGGGACATCGCCTCGATCGATCCCGTCCGCGCCCACCGCCACATGGTCGTCCGGGACCTGACGGTGGAGGTCCGCGACGAGGCCCACGGGGAGGAGATCGCGGTCGCGCTGGACAGCATCGAGGGCATCGAGGTGCTGGCGCTCACCGACGAGGTGGTCCGCGCCCACCTCGGCGGGAAGATCACCGTGGAGAACCGGCGTGCGGTCCGCGACCGCGAGGACCTGTCGCTGGTGTACACGCCGGGGGTGGGGCGGATCTGCCAGATGATCGCCGAGGACCCCACCGAGGCGTACCGCCTGACGATCAGATCCAACAGCGTCGCGGTGGTGACCGACGGCACCGCCGTCCTCGGCCTGGGACACATCGGCACGTTGGCCGCCCTCCCGGTGATGGAGGGCAAAGTGATGCTGTTCAAGGAGTTCGGGGGCGTCGACGCGTACCCGATCCTGGTGGACGAGACCGACCCGGACACGTTCGTGGAGACGGTCGCCCGGATCGCCGACGGGTTCGGTGGCATCAACCTCGAGGACATCTCCGCCCCGCGGTGCTTCGAGATCGAAGGGAAGCTCCGCCAGCAGTTGGACATCCCCGTCTTCCACGACGACCAGCACGGCACGGCGGTCGTCGTCCTCGCCGCACTGGTCAACGCCGCCAAGGTGGTCGGCAAGCAACTCGCGCAGCTGCAGGTCGTGCTTCAAGGTGCCGGGGCGGCCGGCGTCGCGGTGGCCAACCTGTTGATGGCCGCCGGTGTGCAGGACCTGGTGGCGGTCGACCGCCAGGGGATCCTCACGATGCGACGGAAGGGCAACGACCCGATCAAGCGACGTCTGGCCAAGCAGACCAACCCCCGCGAGGTGGAAGGCGACCTCGCCGACGCGATCGGTGGGGCGGACGTGTTCATCGGCGTGTCGGGGCCGCAGAGTTTCCCGGTCGGGCTGGTCAAGACCATGGCCGACGACCCGATCATCTTCGCGCTGGCCAATCCGACCCCGGAGATCATGCCCGAGGAGGTCAGTCCCTACGCCCGTATCGTCGCGACCGGCCGCTCGGACTACCCCAACCAGATCAACAACGTGCTGGCGTTCCCCGGGATCTTCCGCGGGTTGTTGGACGCCGCAGCGGTTGCGGTGTCCGACGAGATGAAGATCGCCGCCGCCCGGGCCATCGCGACGATCGTCGGTGATGAGGTCTCGGAGGACTACATCATCCCCTCACCGTTCGACCGGTCGGTCGCCCCGGCCGTGGCCGAAGCCGTGGCTCGCACCGCTCGCGAACAGGGCCTGGTCCGCCCGGGCTCGTTCGGATCGCTGCAGGAGGAGTTGGATGCCCGCGCGCATGAGGCCGCCAAGCGGGCGATC is a genomic window containing:
- the smpB gene encoding SsrA-binding protein SmpB — encoded protein: MSGSSSERSHGDRTVAVNRRARYDYDLGDRYEAGLVLEGTEVKSLRQGKASLAQAWVKIDESGEAWLMQAHIPEYEYGHRRNHDPTRPRKLLLTRRELDRLVGEFHKTGSALVPTELYFRDGYAKLAFAVGRGKAKHDKRRDVARRDAQREVERALKQHGRR
- a CDS encoding peptidoglycan DD-metalloendopeptidase family protein, which encodes MTRRAGRLTRFGAWRLALAAAVIVTAQTAAMGQPSSPTAEHLRETREELDRARSGLESVEAQVGSVAAQLQVIDTQLAAASRELAALHTQLGTARDAHLAAAARTAELTVRLESETQRLERVVAELQERERRFGRRVAATYKYGTVSYADAFVQAQDFSDFVTSYHYVRSALDFEEALIDEVSALTQEVRQQRAEVHSMRQDAVEQRQTAAEAEAEVRRLTQEQRALTERVAADRAERAKTLSELEASRESHEQLVSTLQAESDRLAAELRRSQWRAGAAPGAGTLAWPTDGRPGSGYGWRTHPIFGTQRFHAGVDIAGPIGQPIVAAADGLVVGAGYRGGYGLTVVIDHGGGLATLYAHQSRLAVSPGQLVKRAEKIGEIGSTGFSTGPHLHYEVRVGGEPQDPMRWY
- the ftsX gene encoding permease-like cell division protein FtsX → MSPRLTYLLREAINGLGRNLLMTIAVILSVFVSLTLLGSSMLFQDQVEVATDEWYGKIELSIFLCDGRNCDPITPDQQEQLRADLGQDPLVAQVFYESKAEAYESFKRMFKDQPDFVESVTQDALPASFRVKLVDPQQFSAIYEKFKARPGVEEVVDQRETLNPIFAFIDKVRMGALVVAIVQLGAACVLIVNTIRVAAFARREQTGIMKLVGASNWYIRLPFVLEGVFAGLVGALLAWVVLLLTVPAIASSLRATVRFMPFIGLDEAVRVGPVLLAAGVVIAGMSSMVALRRFLDV
- the ftsE gene encoding cell division ATP-binding protein FtsE, whose protein sequence is MITLRNVTKSYKGGIVALKDVTLEIGKGEFVFVVGPSGSGKSTLMRLLTREELPDEGDIYVAGKNLNTLKRWKVPLLRREIGFVFQDFKLLPNKTVVENVSFALEVIGKPRQIINKRVPEVLELVGLSDKSDALPHELSGGQQQRVSIARAFVNAPRILLCDEPTGNLDPHTSVGIMKLLDRINRTGANVVMATHDQQIVDSMRRRVVELEGGIVVRDQSRGVYGYGG
- the prfB gene encoding peptide chain release factor 2 (programmed frameshift), which codes for MPESHADRIAELRRRLEHVKEYLDLPGKRARAGDLQDRAVAPDLWDDPDRARQVTTALSRLEDELAQVDRLTATVDDLEVLEELAQEEDDAGASAEVAKGVEALVAELDRLEIATLLSGEHDASDAIVSVHAGEGGLDAMDWAQMLQRMYLRWAVGRNFDVEVLDEQFGEEAGLKSTTFTVRGRDAYGLIKAEHGVHRLVRISPFDANARRQTSFALVDVVPEIPEVDAEVDIPEEDIRVDVYRSSGPGGQSVNTTDSAVRLTHVPTGLVVSCQNEKSQHQNKAVALRVLKARLAELERQKRQDALDELRGATQNVGFGSQIRSYVLHPYQLVKDLRSGYETGNINAVLDGALDELIEAELRRRAAERATG
- a CDS encoding alpha/beta hydrolase, whose amino-acid sequence is MPYIDIEGTRLHYRSAGQGPLALLIHGFPMDSTLWLDQLEALASLRRCVAPDLRGFGASDPTSAAVLTMERHADDVSALVAELGDGDGRADLVVLSMGGYVTFALCERHPEVVRSLALISTRTEADDEQGRARRDDAIESVVAEGRGAFADGMLGTLLAADADATPRARLRTMIEGTRVETIVAAQRGMRERPDRTHVVEGLERPIVAISGREDSLTGPDTMGPLAQRVGARLEVVDGAAHLPPIERPEAVNDVLAAFWS
- a CDS encoding alpha/beta hydrolase; amino-acid sequence: MSGHHPRPRVGTWIRAAMVLLWALGPRRPVGTAVTRHDLVLAPGPPEVTGQLWIPPGGPAPAIVLAAGVTPRGPDDPRVVRLADALTRCGRVVFVPAMELPRQRITEADVERLVRAVLALHASPAVRRGVTLLGFSFGGSFALLAAADPRLSDRVNLVATFGAYGDLTGLIQAVTTGASIVDGRTHLWSGHQRVARILKARLDQTISAYLGGACPDHQAAVRALVDNDDPAAVADLIARLPAPFPALVERLSPVRVAGHVRAPIILAHAVDDPTIPPAELARLQRAFPDARTHQVRLFTHVDFAPTLRQLRQVVADIRESWHFAATVLAAGEAA